CAGGCACTCAGGGGGAGAAAAACTTGTTTGCTCTCTAATGTAAACGCGCGCCGgtgctttcttcccctccagcTGACTGCCTTTGCGTACCGAGATTACTTGTCCTTTGGTTACGTGTACGTCGGACTCCGAGGCACCGAGGAGTTGTCCAGTCAGTACAACATCAACGTCTACACGCCCACCATGATGATCTTCAAGGAGCACATCGACAAGCCCGCTGATGTTGTGCAGGTATTGCTCAGTCCTCGCCGAGAGCTTAGGCGAGATGGACACTGACTGAGGGTTTTCTGACCAAGCTTGTGATGAGGGGCTGGTCGGTGGTGGATTTCAGAGTAAAGAGCATTCGATCTCAGCAGAAACTCGGgcttcagcagagcagagcacgaTCATTAGGAGGGAGGATGCTCAGTAGGCTTCGGCTACGCTGTCTGACCTTttcaggagggtggctgcaggtgGCTTCTCAGTCTCGGGGCCTCGAAACGTCTCTGGTGGTTTCAGTGAGGACTGTGATGGCTGTCAGCCTTCCCCAGGCTCCAGACGAGAATGTTGCAACAGCTTCACTGTCCTCACCCTGCTCGGTACTGACCTCTGCTTTCTTTGTCCTTGCCAGGCACGAGATATGAAGAAGCAGCTCATTGACGACTTCCTTTCCCAGAATAAGTTCCTCATGGTGGCCAGACTCACCAACCAGAGGCTCTTCCAGGAGCTGTGTCCTGTGAAGAAGTCTCACCGTCAACGAAAGTAAGGCTCTGTGGGTGACGTGTCACTGCGTTTTGTTCCTCGaggctctggggctgctcctAAAGCCACCTTTTGTTGGATTCTGAGGGAGAAGGGAAACGACTGCATTGGATCATGCTGGGTATCCGTGCTGTTCAATAGGTTTCTGGCTCATCGGGATCGTTCTGGCTAGTGGAAAGGGGAGGGTCGTTTCCTCTCACGTCCAGAATGACTCCTAATCCCCCATCTTCTTGCATTGCCTAGGCACTGTGTGGTCCTACTTACCGGAGAAGGCGAGAAGTTTGCCGAGGCTTATGAGACGTTTTTGGCTTTCGCTGTGGCCAACACAAAAGACACGCTGAAGTTTGTGCACATCTATAATGATCGGCAGCCGGAATTTGCAGACGCCTTGCTGATGGATGAGGAGAAGTATCGGGGAAAATCAGCTGTGAgggttccttttttccccccccccccttcttctcccctttcccttctgTCATGCTGACTCTCATCACTTTATGTAGGGTGCTACACCTTGATCTGATGCCTAATTGTGGGCATCTGTCTGGAAAAAAGTACCTTCCTCTCTGACATCTGCAATGTTATTGGCTCGTCCAGGTGGTCATTTTGGAGAGACGCAACAACGCGGGGAAGATCGCCTACAAAACCTTGGAGGATGCCTGGCAAGGCAGCAATGAGGACAACTTCATCCTCCTGGATCTTCTGGACCAGCTGAGGACAGACCCTGGCCTTCTCTCTTCAGAGACTGTCCTGGCAGACTTGAATGACGAACTCGCTCCCGTAAGTGCACGGCCTTTCCAGCTGCCTAACAGCTGTGTTACCTTTTTGGATGGTTATGGcgttatttatattttaaaataccaagGCAAGACTCTTAAAAGTTTTCTCGCTCAGGGAAGGAAGAGCTTATGGCATGCTCCGAAGCCAATTCAGACCGGAGTTCTGTTTGAGGGGTGGGAGTCCTGTCTGGGCTCTGGACAGCAGTTTTGtcatttgctcttttcttttctcttcttcaacAGATGTTCCTTATCCGATGGCTCTATTCCATGCTGGACTATATCTCGGACTGCTGGGACAGTTTGTTTCACAGTAACTGGTACGGATTGGGTGCTAATGAGCCTCGACAGGGAGCAGGATTTGCTGTTACCTTGTTCAGATCTGTAGTAGAACCAGGTTCTTATTAACAGAATTGAGAACAAATCAAAATACGTAGGTGCCTGTATTCTCTCGAGATTTAGGTGAAGAGCGGTGACACCACAGTGACATTCGCTTCTGCCTTGAGTGCTGGGTACTTCGGTACATTACACTCTTGAAAACACACATCGATTGTTTTTCACCACTTTCCTGTCACCTTATTTTAAAATGGAGCCATTTATATCCTCCTCGTTGTGGGTGGCCGCAGGATGGTGCTCAAAATCCTGATCTTCTTTAAGACCCCAGGAAATGAGCTGAGTTTCTGGGGAAACTGTGTGATATTATTCGAGGTAGACAGGAACTGAAATTCAAGCAGAAACCGCGCAACTCGCAGACCTGATTGCTGTTTGCAAATCTTCCCCTCAGGCGAGAAATGATGCCGCTGCTGTCCTTGCTCTTCTCTGCACTCTTCATCCTCTTTGGCACCGTTATTGTTCAGGCTTTCAGGTGAGTGCATGCCAAAACGTCCTAGAGGATCTTACGGCCCAGCCAACAGCAACTCGGTCCAATCTGGCGCCTTAAACACACACAAGCTCATCTTCTTTTACAGCGATTCGAGTGATACAAGGGACTCTCCTCCctctgagaaagaagaaaccGCCGCAAAGACCGAGAAGAATGACGCGAGCTTCAGCAAAGAGAGTAACAGGTTCCCTCTCTAATTTCTCCAGAAATGTTTTGTGCTGAAGCATTGCTCGGGAAGCATCTGCGCATAGAAAGCGTGCGCAGAGAGCGTGAGGCCGACAGCAGAGAAGCGCCAGAGTAGCGGGGACACAGCGCGGTTGTTGCGCAGGGCAGTGCGGGCgcagcggggcggggaggcgtGGTGGTTAGCCAGGCCCCAGGCCAGCAAGGACAGGGGTGCACAAACTTAGTTATCAGGCCATTCCCACAGAGTTTTGCCCAGGCGACATTCTCAGGGAAAGGCCAAGGTCTGCCTGACTTGTTGAGGAAGATCCGAGTCTGGCCATTGCACCGATTCAGCTGGCTTTAGCTACAGGGCACGGGGATGGCTCAGCGTAAGGAGGCAGGGAACAAGTTCACCCTTTCTCCATCCTCAGTCACTCCCGGTCCTTCTTTTCACTTTCGCTCAACCACTGTTTCATTGCGGCAGGATTCCCAAGAAGGGCTTCGTCGAGGTGACCGAGCTAACGGACATCAACTATAACAGCAACCTGGTCCGCCTGAGGCCGGGGCACATGAACGTGGTCTTGATCCTGTCCAACTCGACCAAAACCGCCCTCCTCCAGAAGTTTGCCCTGGAAGTCTACACGTTCACAGGGTAGGCTGGGGCCCTCTCCTgggtttctgttgctgttttagcAATGTGCGTAATGCTGCTCTGATAACGGTTAGGAGCGGTGTCAGCTCGCTTGCCAGGAGGGAATGCTTCTGGTGAGCAAAGCAGCCTCCACATTCATTAAGCACTAAAAACCAAGCGGCCTTTCCTGGCCATGCTCGGTGAACGTGGCCGGACAGGTCTGGCGCTGCTGCCGCTTTGTACCCACATCTCAACAAATTGAGAGCACGACAGTGCTGCTCGCTAGGTAACTGTCACGCGTGCTGAACTGGGTTAAAAAAGGAGCCGTGGTGACGCAGCTCTGCACCTGCCCTTGTTCCAAACGCTTACCGGCCCAGTAGGAATCCAGCCTGACTCGGGAGACGTGCTAATCCCgcttctcctctgcttttcccccAGGAGCAGCTCTCTTCATTTCTCCTTCCTCAGCCTGGACAAGCACCGAGAATGGCTGGAGTACTTGTTAGAGTTCGCGCAGGATGCGGCCCCCATCCCAAACCAGTACGACAAGCATTTCCTCGAGCGCGACTACACGGGCTACGTACTGGCTCTGAACGGCCACAAGAAATACTTCTGCCTCTTCAAGCCTCACAGATCGGGGGATGAGGGGGGAACCCTGGGCTCGTGCGAGGATTACGATTCCTCACTACACACAGAAACCAGAGGGAAATCCTCCTGCAGCCCGGGATCTAGatccattaaaaacaaattacacaAATTGTCCTTTTGGATGGAACGCCTCCTAGAGGGTTCCTTACAGAGGTTCTATATCCCCTCGTGGCCCGCGCTAGACTGAGGGATTTTAAAGAGATTCTAATGGACAAACTTTTTATGAAGATGACAAGGGACAGCTCTTTCCAGGAATAAGAAAACAAGCGTGACGAATGGACCTTAGGTTTTAGATGAACTCTCCTAGGGCCGGCGACTAGAGCCCAGGAGCACAGCCAAGCGCACCGAAATTCCCTCCACTGTCTCCTTCGTGCGTTTGGATGCCGTACTACCGAAGAGCCAAGAAGTCCGTTTTTCCCTTCTTGTCTTGCCGCATCCGCTTCCCGAGTCACCCTCTGTTCCATCTCTCGTTTTACCTcggttgaagaaaaaaaaacctgtgactTCTCTGCGCGGTGACTCGGTCCAGACCGAACGCGGCCGGCGACGCAGGTTGGGTTGTggttctctctccccttccctgtgtGCTTAGCCCATGGTGCATGGTGTAACACTGGCAAGACCCCGCAGACCCTCCCAGGCCCTGCCCTTCCGAAAGGCCTCCTCCCACCAGGCGGTCGTACTTTTATCGGCTTTCCCCGGGGTAAGTGCTCTAGAGTACGGTCGGGAGCATCTCCCTTGTAGCAAACCTGTAGCTGGGACTCACCTGTGGTGCGGGCTCCTAGGCGATCTGCATGTTTCATGCTCCTCGTGTCATAGTTCCACGTGCAGCTTCACCGGCTAAACCGTAaccggggagggaaggggttttGCACGGCCACAAATACTGTAAAGGTGTTGAGCCATTTAAACGTTACATTGATTTTTTCAGATGCCTTTCTGCTTCTGTCGATTTTAGACGATGTATCCTAGAGCCATAACTTTAACTGTGTCCTCAGATTGTAGGCGTGAGCTGCTATGAGCCAGTAGATGTGTCAAAGAAACTCTACCTAGCTGCTAGGGAGTCAGTCCGGGCTCCTTTCAAACACCCTTACGTCTGTAGTACAAACCAACCTTTCTTTGTATCAAGGAACCTAATTCTTCGATGATTGTATTCTTGAAACGTCGCCCCAGAAGTGCTGTATCATGAGACCGTCTCTTACGTGTGAAACTCCTTTTGCTTTAGGCGTGGGTTTAAGACACTCGGTTTCAGCCTCTCGCCTGTTTCCTTCTTGCCACAACGTTTGTTTCTCAACATGCAGGCTGCTgccttggttttttgtttgtttg
The window above is part of the Chroicocephalus ridibundus chromosome 16, bChrRid1.1, whole genome shotgun sequence genome. Proteins encoded here:
- the DNAJC16 gene encoding dnaJ homolog subfamily C member 16 yields the protein MQLGRAGLAWAAALLLAALGAQAAAGDFDPYRVLGVGRSSSQADIKKAYKRLAREWHPDKNKDPGAEDKFIQISKAYEILSNEEKRANFDRYGDAGDSQGYSQHQHRQFHHFHEGFYFDESFFHFPFNSERRDSSDEKYLLHFSHYINEIVPDSFKKPYLIKITSDWCFSCIHIEPVWKEVAQELEALGVGIGVVHAGYERRLAHHLGAHSTPSLLGLINGKITFFHNAVIRENLRQFVENLLPGNLVEKITDKNYIRFLSNWKKENKPHVLLFDHMPVVPLLYKLTAFAYRDYLSFGYVYVGLRGTEELSSQYNINVYTPTMMIFKEHIDKPADVVQARDMKKQLIDDFLSQNKFLMVARLTNQRLFQELCPVKKSHRQRKHCVVLLTGEGEKFAEAYETFLAFAVANTKDTLKFVHIYNDRQPEFADALLMDEEKYRGKSAVVILERRNNAGKIAYKTLEDAWQGSNEDNFILLDLLDQLRTDPGLLSSETVLADLNDELAPMFLIRWLYSMLDYISDCWDSLFHSNWREMMPLLSLLFSALFILFGTVIVQAFSDSSDTRDSPPSEKEETAAKTEKNDASFSKESNRIPKKGFVEVTELTDINYNSNLVRLRPGHMNVVLILSNSTKTALLQKFALEVYTFTGSSSLHFSFLSLDKHREWLEYLLEFAQDAAPIPNQYDKHFLERDYTGYVLALNGHKKYFCLFKPHRSGDEGGTLGSCEDYDSSLHTETRGKSSCSPGSRSIKNKLHKLSFWMERLLEGSLQRFYIPSWPALD